One Streptomyces sp. CNQ-509 DNA window includes the following coding sequences:
- a CDS encoding VOC family protein: MPHKIFVNLPVKDLNRSMAFFTALGYRFDENFTDENATCLVISDDIYAMLLTEPFFKGFTKKEIADTGTSTEAILALSVDNREAVDEIVDKALAAGGGVANEPNDQGFMYGRSFLDPDGHQWEIFWMDPSAAASA; encoded by the coding sequence ATGCCGCACAAGATCTTCGTCAACCTGCCCGTGAAGGACCTGAACCGCTCGATGGCCTTCTTCACCGCCCTCGGCTACCGCTTCGACGAGAACTTCACCGACGAGAACGCCACCTGCCTCGTCATCTCCGACGACATCTACGCGATGCTCCTCACGGAGCCGTTCTTCAAGGGCTTCACGAAGAAGGAGATCGCGGACACCGGCACGTCGACGGAGGCGATCCTCGCCCTGAGCGTCGACAACCGCGAGGCGGTCGACGAGATCGTCGACAAGGCGCTGGCCGCGGGCGGCGGCGTGGCGAACGAGCCCAACGACCAGGGCTTCATGTACGGCCGCAGCTTCCTGGACCCGGACGGCCACCAGTGGGAGATCTTCTGGATGGACCCGTCCGCCGCCGCATCCGCGTAA
- a CDS encoding alcohol dehydrogenase catalytic domain-containing protein, whose translation MLTAVATAADAPLTLTEREVPEPGPGEVLVRVIACGVCHTDLDLLQGHWPLARFPVVPGHEITGEVAALGPGVSWPAVGTAVGAQFLGDSCRHCDYCVRGEQILCPAKRITGIVMDGGYTEYAVLKADFVTPLPEGLDPVGAAPLMCAGLTAHNSLRQAGTTASSRVAVIGTGGVGALAIRYAVAMGARVAALGRSPHGEAAARDLGAERYITTRDTDPAEALRAWDGGADVILNAAPSTAAATAAVEGLAPDGTLVLCGYDDTPLELPPGPMVLNRLHVMLNPSGSPHDARDTLAFSATHGIVPDYTPIGLEGANAALEAMARSTPPNRSVITFA comes from the coding sequence ATGCTCACGGCGGTAGCCACCGCGGCCGACGCGCCGCTCACCCTCACCGAACGCGAGGTGCCCGAGCCCGGGCCGGGGGAGGTGCTGGTCAGGGTCATCGCGTGCGGCGTCTGCCACACCGACCTGGACCTGCTCCAGGGCCACTGGCCCCTCGCCCGCTTCCCGGTGGTCCCCGGGCACGAGATCACCGGCGAGGTCGCGGCCCTCGGGCCCGGCGTCTCCTGGCCGGCGGTCGGGACGGCGGTGGGTGCGCAGTTCCTCGGGGACTCGTGCCGGCACTGCGACTACTGCGTACGCGGCGAGCAGATCCTCTGCCCCGCGAAGCGGATCACGGGCATCGTCATGGACGGCGGCTACACCGAGTACGCGGTCCTCAAGGCCGACTTCGTCACGCCGCTGCCCGAAGGGCTCGACCCGGTGGGGGCGGCGCCGCTGATGTGCGCGGGGCTGACGGCGCACAACAGCCTGCGGCAGGCGGGGACCACCGCGAGTTCGCGGGTCGCCGTGATCGGCACGGGCGGTGTGGGGGCGCTGGCGATCCGGTACGCGGTCGCGATGGGCGCCCGCGTCGCCGCGCTGGGCCGCTCGCCGCACGGCGAGGCGGCGGCCCGCGACCTGGGCGCGGAGCGCTACATCACCACCCGCGACACGGATCCCGCCGAGGCGCTACGGGCCTGGGACGGCGGCGCCGACGTGATCCTGAACGCGGCCCCCTCCACCGCCGCGGCCACCGCGGCGGTGGAGGGCCTGGCCCCGGACGGCACCCTCGTCCTCTGCGGCTACGACGACACGCCCCTGGAGCTCCCCCCGGGCCCGATGGTCCTGAACCGCCTCCACGTGATGCTGAACCCCTCGGGCTCCCCGCACGACGCCCGCGACACACTGGCGTTCTCGGCGACGCACGGCATCGTGCCGGACTACACCCCGATCGGCCTGGAGGGCGCAAACGCAGCCCTGGAAGCGATGGCCAGATCCACCCCGCCCAACCGCTCGGTCATCACCTTCGCCTGA